The DNA sequence CGGGCGCAAAACCTGCTCGGCGGCATCGTCAGAGCAGGTAATTCTTATTGTGCCTGCCGGTTTATCGCGTAATTCACATACTTTTTCAATTTCCGTACTGATTTGCTCAAACAACGGCCCAACGGTTTTCATGAGCCGTTCTCCGGCATCGGTAGGCGCAACATTTCGCGTGGTACGGGTTAATAACCGCACGCCCAAACGCTCTTCAAGATTTCGAATTGTATGACTCAATGCAGACGCGCTGACGCCAATTTTCGTGGCCGCCCGCGTAAAACTTTGCTCTTTTGCTACCGCAAGAAACGCCAGAATATCATTCATGGTGACACAACCCAGTGATGTAGGCGGAAATACATGTCGCGTTAAAGAACGCCCCACAGAGGTTCTTAATCAAGCATCTTTCCCGGCATGTTTCTAATCTGTGGTGAGATATCCAAACCGAACAGACAGCGGCTCGCGTTAGTCACTGATTATTTTCCTTTGAGGCTATCAATGTCTTTTCTGGGCGGCGCACCAAATAACCGGCTGTATTCACGGCTAAATTGCGAAGGGCTTTCGTAACCGACGCGATAGGATGCGGTGGCGGCATCAAGTTGTTCATTTAGCATCAAACGCTTTGCTTCATTAAGCCTCAGCCATTTCTGATATTGCAGCGGACTCATGGATGTCAGTTGCCGGAAATGGTGGTGAAATGTCGGCCTGCTCATTTGTACGCTGGCCGCCAATTCATTAATTTTTATTGTGTTGGTGTAATTCATTTTTAACCAGTCGATGGCTTTGGCAATGCGATAGCCATGTGACTCAACAGAGGCAATTTCACACAACCGCTGTGCCTGGTCACTTTTAATAAGCCGGTAGTGAATTTCTTTTTTGAATAATGGGCTGAGGATAGCAATGGCATCAGGCTCATCTAATAAAGCGAGCAAACGTAAGAATGGCTCAAGCAACGCCTGCGTGACTGAG is a window from the Dickeya lacustris genome containing:
- a CDS encoding AraC family transcriptional regulator; the protein is MSENPEMMLRHCLAKLISKHLVDEGDTNTDIQGLSLFRRDIPEKPSFCMVEPSVVLVVQGVKQIIAGGETYRYDTSRFLLTSLDLPATSQAITASRESPCLGLVLKLDMQMISEIAHSSGHGISARTQPRKGIETGSVTQALLEPFLRLLALLDEPDAIAILSPLFKKEIHYRLIKSDQAQRLCEIASVESHGYRIAKAIDWLKMNYTNTIKINELAASVQMSRPTFHHHFRQLTSMSPLQYQKWLRLNEAKRLMLNEQLDAATASYRVGYESPSQFSREYSRLFGAPPRKDIDSLKGK